GTAGAGCAATAGTCATTACAGGAGAGATCAATAAGGATACCTCAAAGTTATTTCAGGAGAAGATATTATTTCTAGAAGCTTCAGATTCCGCAAAGCCTATATTTGTCTATATCGATTCAGAGGGTGGTGATATTGACGCTGGGTTTGCTATTTTTAATATGATACGATTTGTGAAACCTAAAGTTTTTACAATTGGAGTTGGACTTGTGGCGAGTGCGGGTGCTTTGATATTCCTAGCATCAGACGCAAAGAGTAGATTTTCTTTGCCGCGTGCGAGGTATCTGTTGCATCAGCCTTTAAGTGGTTTTAAGGGCGTTGCTACGGATATTGAGATTTATACAAATGAGCTTAATAAAATTAAGAGAGAGCTTAATGATATTATTGCAAAGGAAACAGGACAGAAGCTTTCTAGAGTAGAAAAGGATACTGATAGAGATTTTTGGTTAACTAGTGAAGATGCAATGAAATATGGTCTTGTCTTTAAGATTGTTGAAACTAGACTTGAACTTGAGAAATTTATTACTTAGTTTTCTGATTTTATCTTGTAATTCATCGAAAACAGAATTTAGCATTTTGGAGTTTAGTGTTGCTAATTTTGATCGAAATCTTTCTTCTCTTAATTCGTTATTAGACGCTGCTTATAGTGTTTTTTTGTCGAATTTTGATTTAGTCATTGTTAAGAACTTGGATAGTCATGAGGAGTTGGATTTGATTAATAATAGGGTTTCATTTGGAAATTTTAAAATGTCGTATTTTGTTAGACAGAGTGATGGGTATTCTATTAGTGTTCTTGCTAAAGAATCGGTTAAGGTTAAAATTTTAAGTTTTGTTGAAGGGATTTATTTGCAAAAACTAGGCGTTGTTGTTGATTTTGTATTTAAAGGGAATAGATATGGAATCGTTGTTTTTAATCTTAATGACGAGATAATGAGCGATTTAGATGTTTTTAGTGGGCAGATAACATACTTAAATTCTCAGTATGAAAATTTAATTTTTATCCTAGATAAAGCCGAACTTATTATGTTGGATATAATCGTTAAAAAGGATTTTTTAGTTTAATTCAAGATTCGATTGATCCTATACCTATAATTAACAACGTTAATTATAGGCTTTATTCTAATTTTATAGCAAATGTATCTTTTCATTCTTTGTTTTATTTTCTTTTAAGCTACTTAAATGACGAATCGTATTTAGATAGCTTTCCGAAAAGCATTGTTATTAAGTAAATTTTCAAATATTTAGTGATTGACATGATAATTTGATTATTATATGATTACTAGCGTTGCCGAAGTGGTGGAAGTGGTAGACACACAGGACTTAAAATCCTGAGGAGGAAGCTCCGTACCGGTTCAAGTCCGGTCTTCGGTATAGAGCACTTTAGGTAAAGTGCTCTCGCTTTTTGTGTTTTCAAGCATTTTGTTTATGTAAAATCCTGTGATAAGTAGAATGGCGGAGACTATAAAGAATGACGGGAAGAGGTTTAAGTTAAGCTTCGTAATGCTGAGTGACATTTGTAAGATTGAGCCTGATATTAAGCCTATGGACAGGTAGAGAAATTTAATTAGATGCTTGTCTATGGCCTTTTTAAGGAGCAGAGTTGTAATCCCTGCTCCTGTTGCTGCGAATACACCAAATATTGTGCATAGTGTTATATTAAGGTCAGAGACAATATTTACGATTTCTTTATAGAACCCAAGATTTAACAGTAATAGTGAGCCTGAAATTCCCGGTAGAATTACAGCAGATCCGCTTATTACACCTGAGCTAGCAATCAGTAGGCAGTACTCTATTGATTTTTTGTCTTGATACTTGGATGTATCAAATGATAAATTGTAGTTTGCCATGATCAGAAGAGACAATACAGAAAAAAAGCCCAATGAGAACAGGCAGTATTTCATAGCATTGCCTTGATTATTGTACTCCTTCACTCTAATTTCTTTTTTTATGCTAAATATGCTCCCTGTAATTAATCCGATAAAAAACACTGTTAAGAAAGCCTCCCGCGTCTCCCCATCCAAGAGATAGATCTTAATCAACTTTGAAAATACCACTATTGAGGTCAGCATACCAAGAGAGAGTACCATAAGAAACGTTGCATTCTTCCCCTCCTTTGTCCCCATGAGGGCTGAGCAAGAATATATTATTCTATAATATATTCCCAGGGTGATCGCCAATGTTCCACCCGAGACCCCAGGTATTACGTTAGCAATACCTATTAACAAACCTTTTGTGTAAATGCTTAGCAAAGCCCGTATATCTGATTTATTTGGCATTGAGTTATCTTCCTATCGCTCATCACCCTCACCGTTAATAGTATCATCTTCATGTCTTTTTTTTAATTTCTCCAAATTAGTAATGGCAATATCCTCAAGGGTTACTCCAAGAATATTTCCCAGGCTTGAAATATACCACAGAACATCACCAAGTTCTTTCTTAATAGATAATAAATATTCATCATCAAGTACATAGTTTCTGTCTCGAACCAGTTTTTTTATTTTTTCTATAACCTCGCCTGTTTCCTCGGCAAGTTCAAGCATCGTCAAGATTAATTCTTCCCTTTTGCTTGCGTATCTACCAATCTCACTTGCCCAGGCTTGGTATTCGTTCAATTCCGTAACTTCAACTTTATGCCCTTTTTTTAATGTCTCTAAATTAGTAATAGCAACATCTTCAAGAGCTATCCCAAGATTACCACTTAAGCTTGAAATATACCACAATACATCACCAAGTTCTTTCTTAATAGACAGTAAATACCTATCATCAAGTACATAGTCTTTATCCCGAATCAACTTTTTCAGTTTTCCCACAACTTCGCCTGTCTCCCCCGCAAGGCCAAGTGTCGTTAAGATCAACTCTTCTTTTTTGTTTCTATATCTAGCAGTCTTTTTTGCCTGTACTTGATATTCGTTAAATTTCACAATTAGGACCAGTTTAATACAGTTTTTTATTATTTACAAGTTTGCTCCGTTGTATCTTTTTTTGAGAAACTTTACTATATTTAGCTAAATGTATCATTGGAGTTTTGTATTTGAGTAGATTCATTCTTGGATTAGGAGTTGTTTTCTTCTTTCTACATTTTAATTGTCTTTATTCTTATCCTGAGATAAAAAATTTTTCAAATAAGGATCCTGTTTTTTCTGACCTTAGGACAAAAGTTTCTAAATATAATAAAAGGGAAAGTTTACCCTTATTTGTCTATTCATATAGGGTGAAAAAGGAAGATACTTTTTTCAAGGTTGCAAATAAGGTAAATGGATGGCAGGCTAGTATTGCTACGGTTAATTTACTGGATTCTCCTTCTTTAAGTGAAGGGCAAGAAATTTTAATTCCTAGTAAAAGAGGCCTTTATATTCTTGATAATAAGGAGCACAGATTTAATAATTTACTTTTAGCTACAAGAGACTTAACGAAAGCAGAAAAGATAAAGGTTAGAAGAGGCGATAAAATTTATGAGTTTTATTTTTTCGATTCTGTCAAGCAACCAGATTTGAGTTTTTTTTCAAACACAGAGATGCTTTTTTTTCTAAATTATGATTTTATTTTTCCTTTAAAGAAATTTATTGTTACTTCTGATTTTGGATCTAGGGCAGATCCCTTTACTGGTGTTGATAGTTTTCATACAGGCATAGATCTTGCGGCACCAATGGATTCTCTAGTCTTTTGTTCATCTTACGGTGTTGTAGTTGTAGTTGGCTATAATGACATTTATGGAAATTTTGTTGTTGTTGAGCATAAAAACAATATTAAGTCTCTTTATGGGCATCTTAATTCTTATGTTGTGCGTAGGGGAGATGTTTTAAAAACAGGAGATGTTATTGGTAGAGTAGGTCAAACGGGACGATCAACAGGACCCCATCTACATTTTGAAATATTAAAGAAGGATACTCCAATTAATCCTGTTAAAATTTTAAAGTAGAGGAGATAAGTTAAATTGTACTTAAGATCAATATAATATTGTTTTAAGTACAATTTAATAACGAAATCAGGTAAGAAAGCAGTAAAAAAAAGCTTTGTTACACATTTATTAAAAGTTTTACTTAATATTGTTTCAATTTGATATAATTATTTCTGTTTTGTGCGATTTTAGGGTCAAAAAATATAGAGATAAAACAGCCATACATTTTTAGACTTATTATTAATTAATAATAAGTCCTTGTAGTATTAAAGGTTTATTTAGCTAATATTACAGGCGTCGTACTCTGTTATTTTATTGTGAAGGGTTTTCCTTCCTATTTTAAGTATTTCGGCGCATTTACTTTTATTGTGTTTAGAATATAGAAGTGTTTGCTTGATGATTTCTCTTTCTGCTTCCTTTAAGCTTATGCCTATTGGTAATGTTATTTTTACTATCTGATTTGTATTATTTTTAATCTTTGGTGGTAAGTCATCTTTCACAATTTGTTTGCCTTTAGAGAGTATTAGTGCGCTTTCAAGTACATTTTTTAGTTCTCTAATATTGCCTGGCCAATCGTAAGCGTAAAGAGCTTTTATTGCGTCACTGGAGAGGCTTTTTTCTTCTCTATTGTTTTCATTAGCAACGCTTTTAATTAATATATTCGTTAGATTTTGTATATCATCTTTTCTTTCTCTTAAGGGTGGGATATTAATATTTATTATGTTTAGTCTATAAAATAAATCTTCCCTAAATCTTCCCTTTTTGATTTCTTCCTCAATATCTTTGTTTGTTGCTGTTAACAGTCTAATATCAACATGCATAGTGGATTCTCCACCTACTCTTTCAAATGTTTTATTCTGAAGCACTCTTAACAGTTTTACTTGAACCTCAGGTGATGTTTCTACTATTTCATCCAAAAATATTGTTCCCTTATCGGCAAGTTCAAATCTACCTTTTTTTTGACAAATGGCTCCTGTGAACGCTCCTTTTTCATGACCAAAAAGTTCGCTTTCAAGTATACTCTCAGAAAGAGCCGCACAATTTACTTTAATGAAAGGTTTGTCATTTCTATTTGATAGGTCAAAAATGGCATCTGCTATTACTTCTTTCCCAACTCCGCTTTCCCCTGTAATTAGCACGGATGCTTTTGATTTAGCAATTTTTTTGACTAATTCTAATGTCTTTTGCATGACAAGAGATTTACCAAGTATGCGCTCGTAGTAGTTTAAATCCTTTCTGATAATAATATTTTCTGAGGATATACTTTCATGAATTTTATCGTTTCTGCTATTTAAGGCTCTCTTTATTATGAGTAATAGCCTTTCAAGGTCAACCGGCTTTGTTAGAAAATCATAAGCGCCTTCCCTCATAGCATCAACTGCTGAATCAACTGTTCCGTGTGCTGTAAGAATAATGAAAGGTATATCTGGGTTCTTATCTTTTGCGATTTTTAATAATTGCTCTCCTGATAAGTGAGGCATTCTAAGGTCAGATATTACAGCGTCAATTTTTTCATTTTCAATTGTTTCAAGTGCCTCTTCCCCGTCACTAGCAGTAAATACAAAAAATCCTTCCTCTTCCAGATAGGTTGCTATTCCTTCTCGTATGTTTTTCTCATCGTCTGCTACAAGTACCTTACTCATTTTCTAAATATCCCTCAATTAAAATTTTGTCTGTGTTGAATTTTGGAAGAGTGATTGTAAAAGTTGTTCCCTTCATGTTTTTACTCTCTACGAAAATTTCACCCCCGTGTTCTTTTACTATTTTATAAGAAATAGTGAGCCCTATTCCACTTCCTTTCTCTTTTGTGCTAAATTGTGGCTTAAATATTTCATCTTTTGTTTCATCCTTAATTCCTACTCCATTGTCTTTTATGATTACATATATTCTATCTTTACTCTCTTGGATAGAAATATCTATTTTTTTTATTCTTTTATTTGATTCAAGGAGAGCTTCTTCTGCGTTTTTTATTATGTTGATTATTACTTGTCTTAGAAGTTTTTCGTCAACCAAAACAGGACTTACTTTTTTAAGACGAAGCAGCAGCTTAATTTCTTTGTTCTCTAACTCTGGATTTAGCAAATTATATACACTCTCTACGATTTCAGTGATATTTCTCTTTTCAGCCATTATCTTAATAGGTCTTACTGTTAATAGAAAATCGGTTATAGTTTTATCCATTCTGTTTATTTCTTCTTTTATTATTTTAAAGTAATTATTTGCTTTAGTACTTTTAAGTTCTTGTCTGTCTATTTCTTTCCTAAGTAGCTGTAAATTTATGTCAATTGCTCCCAGCGGGTTTTTAATCTCGTGTGCAATATTTCTTGCATGTCTTGTAAAGGCGGCCAAAGCTTCTGCTCTTCTGAAAAGTTCTTCTTTGTGTTTTTTATCTTTAATGTCCTCGATTAAAATGATATTTCCCTCAAGTCTTTGGTCTTTAACATACGGCATAAATGATATTTTAATAAACATATTCGTTGAAATTTGAAATTCATATCCTATTATTTTGTCTTCATTTAGGGCTAGTTCTTCTATTAAGTTTGTTAGGGTTGGAATTTGAATATCGCTAAGGGTTTCCAGTTTAGTCTCAAGATTGAGAGTCAATATTTGGAATAACATTTTATTTAAATAAATTATGTTGTTAAGTTTATCAAGCACAAGAATTCCTTCATTAATGGATGCAAAAATTCCATCATATATTTCTATTTTTCTATACAGATCTTGAATAAACTTAAGTTTTTGCTCACTTGATAGTTTATTTAACTTGGATAAGGTTTTTTTAAAAAATTTACTCATTAATCCTCATAAATTAACATCAGGTTTTCTATTATTCGTTTTCTGTTTTGATTATAGGGCATGTGTTTTAAAATATGTTTTAGATGTTCTAGCCCTCTGAGGTAAGTACTAATATCTAAATTTTGATTTAAAAAGTCGTGTCTGAGTTGAGTAGAAAGTTCTTTCAGAAATGCTTTAAACGTAAGTTCATCCTTTAAAAAATTAAATGTGTCAAGGTTAAATAATCCTTGTTGCTCTTTTATGATATTCAAAATTCTCTTTGCTTCTCCCTTTAGCATCTCGCCTTCTTCGCTGTAGAATGAATTCAGGTACTCTTCGGTTGTAAGCTCATCTCTTTTATTAAAGATTGCTTTAAAGATTCTGACCTCAAAATCCCTATTTTCTTTTTGGAAACTGTAGCATCTAAGTCTTGATATTATTGTCTTAGGAATTTTATTTTTATTTCTTGAGGATAAAATCAAATAAATATTTGAAGGCGGTTCTTCTAATATCTTAAGAAGTGCATTGTAAACATTAAAGGATAAATTTTCGATTTCATTGATGTAGATTACTTTTGTTTTATTCTTTTCCGAAAATGCCCAAGCTCTAATCTTTCTAATCTCATTGATAGTAAGGTTGAAATTTATGTCTTTAATTATCTCTTCAATTTTTTTAATAAGTTCTTTTTTTATAGTTTCCCCATAGTCGTTTTTATAATAAATATAGTTAATAAAATTAACATTCTTTTCTATTTTTTTTAAGTTTTTATCACTGCTGAAATTGTATTTAGTGAAGAGGACATTCTTAATATATTTTAAGTATTGGTTTATAACTTCATTTGAATCTGCATTAAGATATGCCCTTGCTTCTATTGCATTAATGCTTGAAAATATTATTAGATTAGGATTTGTCAAAGTCTTTGATTTTAATATTTTTTTCGCAAGCACAAAAGCACTTATTTTTTTGTGGGAAAATCTATCTCCCAAAAGAAGAATTGCATTAGGAAGAGTGCCCTTTTCATATTCGTTAAGTATTTCTTTAGTTATTTTAGGTAGTATTTCCATATTTTACTTCTCTTTATGGTATTTTTGATAATTTGAAAAAATAGTTTATCCCAGGGTTAAGATATTCAAGTAATGTGCTTCCCTCTAAAAAGTATGATGGCTTAAAGATTTGTTGTGAGTGAATTAGATAGACTACAATTGCAATTATTCCAAATGCTTCAAATAGACCAAGCATTAGCCCAAGTATTCTATTAAAGAATAGTAGTTGAAGATGGCTTACTATTGATTCAACTAGAGATTGCAATATTAAAAAACCTATGTGTATTAATAAGAAAAACACTAACAATGCTTGAATATAGGACAGTTCAAGCATTGTAGATATAAATACTTGAAAGTCATGTGTTTTATTGTAGAGTAAGAATATTAAAGCAAATACTTCAACAAACCCACCGATTTCTTTAATAAATCCCCTTAAAAAGCCCCTAAAACCCAGTGAAATGAAAATTATTATTATTAATATGTCAGCTATTCCGGTTATTTTAACAGGATCATGCTCTAGCATTTCATTGCCTCAAATTCTTTTAATAGTATATTAGCTATTAGGCCTGACGAATCTTGTTTATGAAATTTTTTTATATTACGCCTTAGTATGTCAGCCTTTTCTTGGTTCTCCAATATTTCCTGTATGGCATTTGTGATGATGATTTCATTTAGATTTTCTTCTCTTACTTTTAAGCATGCATTTTGCTCTTCTAGTAGTCTTGCATTTCTAACTTGATCGCCCCTTGATCCTTTTTCAAATGGAATCAGTATTACGCATGCGCCGGCATTCGCAAATTCTTTAATGGCTCCAGCCCCAGCTCTACTGATTATAATGTTTGAAAATTTGATTATGCTTGACATTTCTTCTGCATTAAAGAATTGTCGTCTCAGATAATTATTTTCTATAGTTTCGGATAAATTTTTTCCACACTGGTGGATGAAATAGGCATCAATTTTATCTTTGATATTAAAGGCCAGTCTATTTAAAACATCTGCTCCAAGAGAGCCTCCTAGTATGCTGATAATAGGCTTTTCTGTGTTGCATGACAGTCTTTTTATGATGCTTGAGTTTGGATTTCTAAATTCTGATCTTATTGGTGAGCCCGTATATATGACGTCTTTGTTTTTAAAATATTTTATGCTCTCCTTAAAACTGATGTGTACTGTGTTTGCAAATTTTGAGTTGATTTTTGTCGCAAGCCCAGGGTCAAGATCCATCTCATGAGTTATCTTCTTTACCTTAAGAAGACTTGCTGCTATGATCGGAGGACTTGATACAAACCCTCCAGTTGCATATATGACTTGGGGTTTATACTTCTTTATAACGAAGAAGCTCTTGCTTATTCCAAGTAAAACCTTTAAAAAATCACTAAAATTTCTTAATGAAAAATATCTTCTAAGTTTCCCAGATGGAATTTTAATAAACTTGATGTAGGGGTACTCTCCTATGATTTTATCTTCCATTGATCCTTTTTGACCCAGCCAGAAGAATTCGACATTTTTGTCTATCTTTCTTAGGCTTTCAATTATTGCTATCCCTGGAAAAATATGTCCTCCTGTGCCCCCCCCTGTAAAAAATATTACCCTTCTGTCTTTCATATACCCCTTCAGTTTTACTATTAAACCTCTAGCGACATAAGCTGAATTATACTAATATTTTATTTAATATCACACCCTAATGCAAATATTAAAGATTTCTTTAGTCGATCAAGGAACG
The sequence above is drawn from the Borrelia sp. RT5S genome and encodes:
- a CDS encoding ATP-dependent Clp protease proteolytic subunit, with protein sequence MNCKDLRMQTEVHQALEFSLKSRAIVITGEINKDTSKLFQEKILFLEASDSAKPIFVYIDSEGGDIDAGFAIFNMIRFVKPKVFTIGVGLVASAGALIFLASDAKSRFSLPRARYLLHQPLSGFKGVATDIEIYTNELNKIKRELNDIIAKETGQKLSRVEKDTDRDFWLTSEDAMKYGLVFKIVETRLELEKFIT
- a CDS encoding DUF368 domain-containing protein, yielding MPNKSDIRALLSIYTKGLLIGIANVIPGVSGGTLAITLGIYYRIIYSCSALMGTKEGKNATFLMVLSLGMLTSIVVFSKLIKIYLLDGETREAFLTVFFIGLITGSIFSIKKEIRVKEYNNQGNAMKYCLFSLGFFSVLSLLIMANYNLSFDTSKYQDKKSIEYCLLIASSGVISGSAVILPGISGSLLLLNLGFYKEIVNIVSDLNITLCTIFGVFAATGAGITTLLLKKAIDKHLIKFLYLSIGLISGSILQMSLSITKLNLNLFPSFFIVSAILLITGFYINKMLENTKSESTLPKVLYTEDRT
- a CDS encoding nucleoside triphosphate pyrophosphohydrolase family protein, with product MNEYQAWASEIGRYASKREELILTMLELAEETGEVIEKIKKLVRDRNYVLDDEYLLSIKKELGDVLWYISSLGNILGVTLEDIAITNLEKLKKRHEDDTINGEGDER
- a CDS encoding M23 family metallopeptidase, with product MSRFILGLGVVFFFLHFNCLYSYPEIKNFSNKDPVFSDLRTKVSKYNKRESLPLFVYSYRVKKEDTFFKVANKVNGWQASIATVNLLDSPSLSEGQEILIPSKRGLYILDNKEHRFNNLLLATRDLTKAEKIKVRRGDKIYEFYFFDSVKQPDLSFFSNTEMLFFLNYDFIFPLKKFIVTSDFGSRADPFTGVDSFHTGIDLAAPMDSLVFCSSYGVVVVVGYNDIYGNFVVVEHKNNIKSLYGHLNSYVVRRGDVLKTGDVIGRVGQTGRSTGPHLHFEILKKDTPINPVKILK
- a CDS encoding sigma-54 dependent transcriptional regulator, producing MSKVLVADDEKNIREGIATYLEEEGFFVFTASDGEEALETIENEKIDAVISDLRMPHLSGEQLLKIAKDKNPDIPFIILTAHGTVDSAVDAMREGAYDFLTKPVDLERLLLIIKRALNSRNDKIHESISSENIIIRKDLNYYERILGKSLVMQKTLELVKKIAKSKASVLITGESGVGKEVIADAIFDLSNRNDKPFIKVNCAALSESILESELFGHEKGAFTGAICQKKGRFELADKGTIFLDEIVETSPEVQVKLLRVLQNKTFERVGGESTMHVDIRLLTATNKDIEEEIKKGRFREDLFYRLNIININIPPLRERKDDIQNLTNILIKSVANENNREEKSLSSDAIKALYAYDWPGNIRELKNVLESALILSKGKQIVKDDLPPKIKNNTNQIVKITLPIGISLKEAEREIIKQTLLYSKHNKSKCAEILKIGRKTLHNKITEYDACNIS
- a CDS encoding nitrogen regulation protein NR(II) translates to MSKFFKKTLSKLNKLSSEQKLKFIQDLYRKIEIYDGIFASINEGILVLDKLNNIIYLNKMLFQILTLNLETKLETLSDIQIPTLTNLIEELALNEDKIIGYEFQISTNMFIKISFMPYVKDQRLEGNIILIEDIKDKKHKEELFRRAEALAAFTRHARNIAHEIKNPLGAIDINLQLLRKEIDRQELKSTKANNYFKIIKEEINRMDKTITDFLLTVRPIKIMAEKRNITEIVESVYNLLNPELENKEIKLLLRLKKVSPVLVDEKLLRQVIINIIKNAEEALLESNKRIKKIDISIQESKDRIYVIIKDNGVGIKDETKDEIFKPQFSTKEKGSGIGLTISYKIVKEHGGEIFVESKNMKGTTFTITLPKFNTDKILIEGYLENE
- a CDS encoding CvpA family protein, producing MLEHDPVKITGIADILIIIIFISLGFRGFLRGFIKEIGGFVEVFALIFLLYNKTHDFQVFISTMLELSYIQALLVFFLLIHIGFLILQSLVESIVSHLQLLFFNRILGLMLGLFEAFGIIAIVVYLIHSQQIFKPSYFLEGSTLLEYLNPGINYFFKLSKIP
- the murG gene encoding undecaprenyldiphospho-muramoylpentapeptide beta-N-acetylglucosaminyltransferase, with the translated sequence MKDRRVIFFTGGGTGGHIFPGIAIIESLRKIDKNVEFFWLGQKGSMEDKIIGEYPYIKFIKIPSGKLRRYFSLRNFSDFLKVLLGISKSFFVIKKYKPQVIYATGGFVSSPPIIAASLLKVKKITHEMDLDPGLATKINSKFANTVHISFKESIKYFKNKDVIYTGSPIRSEFRNPNSSIIKRLSCNTEKPIISILGGSLGADVLNRLAFNIKDKIDAYFIHQCGKNLSETIENNYLRRQFFNAEEMSSIIKFSNIIISRAGAGAIKEFANAGACVILIPFEKGSRGDQVRNARLLEEQNACLKVREENLNEIIITNAIQEILENQEKADILRRNIKKFHKQDSSGLIANILLKEFEAMKC